A DNA window from Chryseobacterium sp. MEBOG06 contains the following coding sequences:
- a CDS encoding endonuclease III domain-containing protein, which yields MTKKQRAELVQIELEKLYPTTPIPLDHTDPYTLMVAVALSAQTTDKKVNQVTPDLFAVAGTPQRMAKLEEFEIKELIKEIGLSNTKAKNLKRMAELLLERHEGIVPQTYEELEALPGVGHKTASVVMSQGFGFPAFPVDTHIHRLMTLWKLTSGKNVVETERDAKKLFPEEVWNKLHLQIIFYGREYSPARGKGDKDFITNMMFEK from the coding sequence ATGACAAAAAAGCAAAGAGCTGAGCTCGTTCAGATAGAACTGGAGAAATTATATCCTACAACACCTATTCCGCTGGATCATACTGATCCTTATACATTGATGGTTGCCGTAGCGCTTTCTGCCCAGACAACAGATAAAAAAGTGAATCAGGTGACTCCTGATCTTTTTGCCGTAGCAGGAACTCCGCAGAGAATGGCGAAATTGGAAGAATTTGAGATCAAAGAACTGATCAAAGAAATAGGGCTGTCCAATACCAAAGCCAAAAACCTGAAAAGGATGGCCGAACTTTTATTGGAAAGACATGAGGGCATCGTTCCCCAGACCTACGAAGAACTGGAAGCGCTTCCGGGAGTAGGACACAAAACGGCTTCAGTAGTGATGAGCCAGGGCTTTGGTTTTCCTGCTTTTCCGGTAGATACCCATATTCATCGTCTGATGACACTTTGGAAACTTACCTCAGGGAAAAATGTGGTTGAAACAGAGCGTGATGCCAAAAAATTATTCCCGGAAGAGGTATGGAACAAACTTCACCTTCAGATTATCTTTTACGGAAGAGAATATTCCCCTGCAAGAGGGAAGGGAGATAAAGATTTTATCACCAATATGATGTTTGAAAAATAA
- a CDS encoding DinB family protein: protein MITESLKSLYNRDLNKLKTEIEAYQNEENLWKTDKNIANSAGNLCLHLVGNLNHFIGTHLGNTGYVRHRELEFSLKDVPRKELIEKIRATAVVIETALSQLSEDDLKKEYPLVVFEDIMTTDYFLIHLIAHLDYHLGQINYHRRLLDY, encoded by the coding sequence ATGATCACAGAAAGCCTGAAATCCCTATACAACAGAGATCTGAATAAACTAAAAACAGAGATAGAAGCCTATCAAAATGAAGAAAACCTTTGGAAAACCGATAAAAACATTGCCAATTCTGCCGGAAACCTCTGCCTTCATTTAGTGGGAAACCTCAATCATTTCATAGGCACACATCTTGGAAATACAGGTTATGTGAGACATCGCGAACTTGAATTTTCTTTAAAGGATGTCCCAAGAAAGGAACTTATTGAAAAGATTCGGGCAACCGCCGTCGTAATAGAGACAGCACTCAGCCAATTATCTGAAGATGATCTGAAAAAAGAATACCCTCTTGTGGTTTTTGAGGATATTATGACCACAGATTATTTTCTGATTCACCTTATTGCCCATTTAGACTATCATCTGGGACAGATCAACTATCATAGAAGGTTACTGGACTATTAA
- a CDS encoding DUF885 domain-containing protein — protein MKNILSKSILGIGLMIGLASCKKTDSPLTKVTPSNLDSIAANYYEQYLKLYPLDATAQGDTRYNDQLPINIDKDFISGEVAFYNSVQKQLDHVDYKTLSDDDKVVYDVLDYTLKDKIEAYAYHPEYIPFTQFGGLPLTFPLYGSGEGNQPFKTEKDYSDWLKRMEKFPEWMDAAADNFREGINNKIVLPKKLVFKMIPQMKAEEIITPDMEKNIFYGPIRNFPKNFSQAQKDKFSGLYKDAITKKIIPAYTKMGAFLEKDYLPKARDTDGYNSLPNGNEIYGYYVKSWTTTKKSPDEINKIGLQQVAMLRAEMEKVKQQVGFSGTLEEFITFVKTDPKAMPYKTSKDVLNGFNSILTKITPKLKTMFNVTPKTKFEIRQTEKFREASASAEYIPGTPDGKRAGIFYVPLPDPTKFNVTSGMESLFLHEAIPGHHYQVSLQQENTKLPKFMRFGWFGAYGEGWAHYCETLGPEFGLYTDPYQKMGYLSDQMLRAVRLVVDTGIHTGKMSREEAIKYFLSNISYDEGSAVAEVERYMAMPGQALGYKIGSLRIRELREKYQKELGNKFNLASFHDEVLSQGCLPLDVLNRKMELWAKKQK, from the coding sequence ATGAAAAACATTTTATCAAAAAGTATCCTGGGAATAGGATTGATGATAGGCCTTGCTTCGTGCAAAAAGACGGACTCACCACTTACAAAGGTGACTCCCAGCAATCTGGATTCTATTGCTGCCAACTATTATGAGCAGTACCTTAAACTATATCCTTTAGATGCTACAGCACAAGGAGATACAAGGTATAATGACCAGCTACCTATCAATATTGATAAAGATTTTATCTCAGGAGAGGTAGCGTTTTACAATTCGGTACAAAAGCAGCTGGATCATGTAGATTACAAAACACTGTCTGACGATGATAAAGTAGTGTATGACGTGCTGGATTATACTTTAAAAGATAAAATTGAGGCTTATGCCTATCACCCCGAATATATTCCTTTCACTCAGTTTGGAGGGCTTCCGCTTACTTTTCCTTTATATGGAAGCGGAGAGGGAAATCAACCTTTTAAAACAGAGAAAGACTACAGTGACTGGCTAAAAAGAATGGAAAAGTTCCCGGAATGGATGGATGCGGCAGCAGACAATTTCCGTGAAGGGATCAATAATAAAATCGTACTCCCTAAAAAACTGGTTTTCAAAATGATTCCTCAAATGAAGGCAGAGGAAATCATTACACCAGACATGGAAAAAAATATTTTCTATGGGCCGATTAGAAATTTCCCAAAAAACTTCTCTCAGGCTCAGAAAGATAAATTTTCGGGGCTTTATAAAGATGCGATTACTAAAAAAATTATTCCTGCCTATACCAAGATGGGAGCCTTTTTAGAAAAAGACTATCTGCCGAAAGCCAGAGATACTGATGGTTACAACAGTCTTCCCAATGGGAATGAAATTTATGGCTATTATGTAAAAAGCTGGACAACTACTAAGAAATCTCCAGACGAGATCAATAAAATCGGCCTACAGCAGGTGGCTATGCTTCGTGCAGAAATGGAAAAAGTAAAACAGCAGGTAGGTTTCTCCGGAACTCTGGAAGAATTCATCACCTTCGTGAAAACTGATCCCAAAGCAATGCCTTATAAAACATCTAAGGATGTTTTGAATGGGTTCAACAGCATCTTAACCAAAATTACTCCGAAGCTGAAGACCATGTTTAATGTGACCCCAAAAACAAAGTTTGAGATCAGACAGACTGAGAAATTCAGAGAGGCAAGTGCGAGTGCGGAATATATTCCGGGAACTCCGGATGGCAAAAGAGCGGGAATTTTCTATGTTCCTCTTCCTGACCCCACCAAATTCAATGTTACCTCAGGAATGGAATCTCTTTTCCTTCATGAGGCAATCCCGGGACATCACTATCAGGTTTCTCTTCAGCAGGAAAATACAAAACTTCCGAAATTCATGAGATTCGGATGGTTTGGAGCATATGGTGAAGGATGGGCACATTATTGTGAAACACTGGGCCCTGAGTTTGGATTATATACAGATCCTTACCAGAAAATGGGATACCTGAGTGATCAGATGCTGAGAGCGGTAAGACTTGTGGTAGACACAGGGATTCATACGGGAAAAATGTCACGGGAAGAAGCCATCAAATATTTCTTAAGCAATATTTCTTATGATGAAGGATCGGCTGTTGCAGAAGTGGAAAGATATATGGCAATGCCCGGACAGGCGCTAGGATATAAAATAGGTTCTTTAAGAATCCGCGAACTTAGAGAGAAGTATCAGAAAGAGCTTGGAAATAAGTTTAATCTGGCCAGCTTCCATGATGAAGTACTAAGCCAGGGATGCCTTCCTTTGGACGTTCTGAACAGAAAGATGGAGCTTTGGGCTAAAAAACAGAAATAA
- a CDS encoding mannose-1-phosphate guanylyltransferase, protein MLKSDRYCVIMAGGIGSRFWPMSTQKFPKQFQDILGTGRTMIQQTYDRISKIIPKEHIFVITNKEYVSLSHQQLPEIPEENVVGEPLMKNTAACNLYMANKIAEINPDATMIVLPADHLILKEDVFLEKVELAFEVASKHDYLVTLGITPTRPDTGYGYIQFVEKTGSEYFKVKTFTEKPILEIAQSFLESGDFLWNAGIFIWNVKSIHHAFENYLPEMMQHFMACEYNSDKENSCIETIYPKVQKISIDNGILEKAKNVYVIPSDLGWSDLGTWTSVYENTEKDEDGNAFKLKHLLAYNSKGNIVRLKNNNKAVIIDGLENYIVVDTDKALLICPRENDQLIKDYVLDLKSFKKGEKFM, encoded by the coding sequence ATGTTAAAATCAGATAGATATTGCGTTATCATGGCGGGTGGAATCGGGAGCCGGTTCTGGCCGATGAGTACGCAGAAATTTCCAAAACAGTTTCAGGATATTTTAGGAACAGGACGTACCATGATTCAGCAGACTTATGACAGAATCAGCAAGATAATTCCTAAAGAGCATATATTCGTGATTACGAATAAGGAGTATGTATCACTTTCTCATCAGCAGCTTCCGGAAATTCCTGAAGAAAATGTTGTGGGGGAACCTCTTATGAAGAACACAGCAGCATGTAACCTTTATATGGCTAACAAAATCGCTGAAATTAATCCGGATGCAACCATGATTGTATTACCGGCAGACCATCTGATCCTTAAAGAGGATGTTTTTTTGGAAAAAGTGGAGCTGGCATTTGAAGTCGCTTCAAAACATGATTATCTGGTAACACTTGGGATTACTCCTACAAGGCCTGACACCGGATACGGATATATTCAGTTTGTAGAAAAAACGGGATCGGAATATTTCAAAGTAAAAACATTTACAGAAAAACCGATTCTTGAAATTGCTCAAAGCTTTTTAGAAAGTGGAGATTTCCTTTGGAATGCAGGGATATTTATTTGGAATGTAAAAAGCATTCACCATGCTTTTGAGAACTATCTTCCTGAGATGATGCAGCATTTTATGGCGTGTGAATACAATTCAGACAAAGAAAACAGCTGTATTGAAACCATTTATCCGAAGGTTCAAAAGATTTCTATAGACAATGGAATTTTAGAAAAAGCTAAAAATGTATATGTAATTCCATCAGATTTAGGATGGAGTGACCTTGGAACATGGACTTCTGTTTATGAAAATACAGAAAAAGATGAAGACGGAAATGCTTTTAAACTAAAGCACTTACTGGCCTACAACTCAAAAGGAAATATTGTACGTCTAAAAAACAACAATAAAGCGGTGATTATTGACGGTCTTGAAAATTATATCGTTGTAGATACCGATAAGGCACTTCTTATCTGCCCCCGTGAAAATGATCAGCTGATAAAAGATTATGTTCTCGATTTAAAAAGTTTCAAGAAAGGAGAGAAATTCATGTAA
- the accD gene encoding acetyl-CoA carboxylase, carboxyltransferase subunit beta produces the protein MAFDWFKRKAKNITTSTDEKKDVPKGLWHQTPSGKVVEHDELKRNNYVSPEDGFHVRIGSAEFFDILFDGGKFTELDANVESIDILNFKDTKPYKDRLKEVRAKTKLTDSIRNAVGTVKGTEMVVSCMDFAFIGGSLGSVMGEKIRRAIDYCITHKLPYMIICQSGGARMQEATYSLMQLAKVQAKLAQLSEAGLLYIAYLCDPTFGGITASFAMTADIIMAEPGALIGFAGPRVIRETIGRDLPEGFQTSEFLQEKGFVDFIVKRTEIQDTVAKTVNLLAVKA, from the coding sequence ATGGCATTCGACTGGTTTAAAAGAAAAGCAAAAAACATAACCACCTCTACTGATGAAAAAAAGGACGTTCCTAAAGGCCTTTGGCATCAGACTCCATCCGGAAAAGTTGTGGAACATGATGAACTAAAGAGAAATAACTATGTTTCTCCTGAAGATGGATTTCATGTAAGAATAGGAAGTGCAGAATTTTTTGACATCCTTTTTGACGGCGGTAAATTCACCGAACTGGATGCCAATGTGGAAAGTATTGATATCTTAAATTTCAAAGATACAAAACCTTACAAAGACCGTTTAAAAGAAGTAAGAGCGAAAACAAAACTTACAGATTCTATCAGAAATGCTGTAGGAACCGTAAAGGGAACTGAAATGGTAGTTTCTTGTATGGATTTTGCTTTTATCGGTGGATCTTTAGGTTCTGTAATGGGCGAAAAGATCAGAAGAGCTATAGACTACTGTATTACACACAAACTTCCTTATATGATTATCTGTCAGTCTGGAGGGGCAAGAATGCAGGAAGCTACTTATTCTCTGATGCAGCTGGCTAAAGTGCAGGCTAAGCTTGCTCAGCTTTCAGAAGCTGGGCTTTTATATATCGCTTACCTTTGTGATCCTACTTTTGGAGGAATCACAGCCTCTTTTGCAATGACAGCTGATATCATTATGGCTGAGCCGGGAGCTCTTATCGGTTTCGCGGGACCAAGAGTAATCCGCGAGACAATTGGTAGAGACTTACCGGAAGGATTCCAGACATCGGAATTCTTACAGGAGAAAGGATTTGTAGATTTCATCGTAAAAAGAACTGAAATTCAGGATACTGTTGCCAAAACGGTTAATTTATTAGCTGTAAAAGCATAG
- a CDS encoding ferric siderophore ABC transporter substrate-binding protein, giving the protein MRSYTANKNEENKDRIKSALLTILIWASVLLFVFLYKLKPELDKDSEVVTTMLVNFGDNRNGKGVEEPAEQPGSLAAATEEVIPEPAETPVPETKTVVKPEPAPEPKKTEAKEKIITGNSSKNTVPKKEESKKAEKKEATSTNASKNTKKSGAATANSKTGTGDGKGNAAIGNLIKGRGTKAGSQGTGDGIGNAGDPLGGDGNGDSKVGIDRKLVGYIPGTMGRGGAQPSHSCTESGSITIAYTVDKAGNVVSARRLGGVSDPCVSSTSVAWVKKYVKAEKANTSSTGTYKITF; this is encoded by the coding sequence ATGAGAAGCTATACAGCAAATAAAAATGAAGAGAATAAAGATAGGATAAAGAGCGCTTTGCTTACTATTCTTATCTGGGCTTCCGTTTTGCTTTTTGTTTTTTTATATAAATTAAAACCTGAGCTGGATAAAGACTCTGAAGTAGTGACAACAATGCTTGTGAACTTTGGAGACAACAGAAACGGGAAAGGAGTTGAAGAGCCTGCTGAGCAACCGGGAAGTTTAGCTGCAGCTACAGAAGAAGTTATTCCGGAACCTGCGGAAACACCTGTGCCTGAAACTAAAACTGTAGTAAAGCCGGAGCCTGCTCCTGAGCCAAAGAAAACTGAAGCTAAGGAAAAAATCATTACAGGAAATAGTTCAAAAAATACAGTTCCTAAAAAAGAGGAATCAAAAAAAGCTGAGAAAAAGGAAGCAACGAGTACCAATGCTTCAAAAAATACTAAGAAATCCGGAGCTGCTACTGCTAATTCAAAAACAGGAACTGGTGACGGAAAAGGAAATGCTGCTATTGGTAACCTGATAAAAGGAAGAGGTACAAAAGCCGGAAGCCAGGGAACTGGTGATGGGATAGGAAATGCAGGAGATCCTTTAGGCGGTGATGGAAATGGAGACAGCAAGGTAGGAATCGACAGGAAGCTGGTAGGATATATCCCCGGGACAATGGGCAGAGGAGGTGCACAGCCATCTCACAGCTGCACCGAAAGTGGATCTATTACCATTGCTTACACAGTAGATAAAGCTGGAAATGTGGTTTCTGCCAGAAGGTTAGGAGGAGTTTCAGATCCTTGCGTATCATCCACATCTGTCGCCTGGGTCAAGAAATATGTAAAGGCTGAGAAAGCCAATACATCATCCACCGGAACTTATAAGATTACATTCTAA
- a CDS encoding ExbD/TolR family protein — MKIQRRNKANPEFSLAAMTDVILLMLIFFMITSSAANQSAIDVNLPKAGATEDNIPNPLTVSIKPDGSFFVDDNPVNKGELEQVIADKMANQTNKSFTIRADENTLHKDVVFVMEIAEKYKFNIAIATVKDK, encoded by the coding sequence ATGAAAATTCAGAGAAGAAATAAAGCGAATCCGGAATTCAGTTTAGCAGCGATGACAGACGTTATCCTGTTGATGCTGATCTTCTTTATGATAACATCTTCTGCAGCCAATCAGAGTGCTATAGACGTAAATCTGCCAAAGGCGGGAGCTACTGAAGATAATATTCCCAATCCTCTTACGGTAAGCATCAAACCGGATGGTTCATTTTTTGTTGATGATAACCCAGTGAACAAAGGAGAATTGGAACAGGTTATTGCCGATAAAATGGCCAATCAGACCAATAAATCTTTCACGATAAGAGCAGACGAAAATACACTGCATAAAGATGTTGTTTTCGTTATGGAAATCGCTGAAAAATATAAATTTAATATTGCTATCGCAACGGTTAAAGACAAATAA
- a CDS encoding spore maturation protein, with the protein MVLSRIWSAFIIIAITIASIKYISSDNYKTIFNDMVVGKGGDTVKITSQPIAVLSPVVKDNLMKKNDFADSRIHYKTDSLKTKVQVYRVQETDGVIGTSETAVKICLGLIGIMTLFMGFMSIAEKAGGINLLSRLIQPFFSKLFPEIPKNHPAFGHMLMNFSANLLGLDNAATPFGLKAMESLQTLNPNKDTASNSQIMFLCLHAGGLTLIPVSIIAIRASAGSKNPTDIFLYCMIATFAATLAAMIIVSLYQKINLLKPAVLIYIGGVSIIIGLLVWYLTGLSKSELDIFSQVLSNGLILFIFLAIVLGALYKKINVFDAFIEGAKEGFTTCVKIIPYLVGMLIAISLLRTSGVFDVVIDGMKWVANIANLDPRFVDGLPTALIKPLSGSGARGMMVDTMSTFGPDSFQGKLAAVLQGSSDTTFYVIAVYFGAVAVKNTRYTVVAMLLADLVGVITSIALAYLFFA; encoded by the coding sequence ATGGTGCTCAGCAGAATTTGGTCGGCTTTTATTATCATTGCCATTACCATTGCCAGTATAAAATATATTTCATCAGACAACTACAAAACCATTTTTAACGATATGGTAGTGGGAAAAGGCGGTGATACGGTGAAGATTACATCACAACCTATAGCAGTACTTTCTCCTGTGGTGAAAGATAATCTGATGAAAAAAAACGATTTTGCAGACAGCAGAATTCATTATAAAACAGATTCTTTAAAAACAAAGGTACAGGTTTACCGTGTTCAGGAAACTGATGGGGTTATTGGAACCTCAGAAACGGCAGTAAAAATCTGCCTTGGACTTATTGGAATCATGACCTTGTTTATGGGCTTTATGAGTATTGCAGAAAAAGCAGGAGGTATTAATCTGTTAAGCCGCCTGATCCAGCCATTTTTCTCCAAATTATTTCCGGAAATCCCAAAAAACCATCCTGCATTCGGGCATATGCTGATGAATTTCAGTGCGAACCTCCTTGGTTTGGATAATGCAGCTACTCCTTTTGGCTTAAAAGCTATGGAAAGTCTCCAGACTTTAAACCCCAATAAAGATACTGCCAGCAATTCACAGATTATGTTCCTCTGCCTTCATGCCGGAGGACTGACCCTTATACCCGTTTCTATCATTGCTATCAGAGCTTCTGCAGGCTCAAAAAACCCTACCGATATATTCCTCTACTGCATGATCGCCACGTTTGCCGCTACTTTAGCGGCGATGATCATTGTTTCTTTATATCAGAAAATTAATTTATTAAAGCCTGCCGTTCTTATTTACATAGGCGGAGTTTCAATAATTATCGGCCTTCTTGTGTGGTATCTTACAGGACTTAGTAAAAGTGAGCTGGATATTTTCAGCCAGGTTTTAAGTAATGGGCTGATTCTTTTTATTTTCCTGGCGATCGTGCTTGGAGCTCTTTATAAAAAAATCAACGTTTTTGACGCTTTTATTGAAGGGGCAAAAGAAGGTTTCACCACCTGTGTAAAGATCATCCCTTATCTCGTGGGAATGCTTATTGCTATTTCATTATTAAGAACTTCCGGTGTTTTTGATGTGGTTATTGACGGAATGAAATGGGTTGCCAATATTGCAAACCTTGACCCTCGATTTGTTGACGGACTTCCAACAGCCTTAATCAAACCTTTATCCGGTTCAGGAGCCAGAGGAATGATGGTGGATACGATGTCTACATTTGGCCCGGACAGCTTCCAGGGTAAATTGGCAGCGGTTCTTCAGGGCAGCTCAGATACGACATTCTACGTGATTGCCGTTTACTTTGGGGCCGTTGCTGTGAAGAACACCAGATATACTGTAGTTGCTATGCTTCTGGCCGATCTAGTGGGGGTTATTACTTCAATAGCACTTGCTTATTTATTTTTTGCTTAA
- a CDS encoding MotA/TolQ/ExbB proton channel family protein — translation MLLTELSQILFAQIATPVVATDNLEFSFWKIMFHGGAFAKIVMGTVLLLGIFSLYLFFERFFFIKRLSSKTDSNFMNNIEDFIKAGKIEAAADYCKTQNSPEGRILEKGISRLGRPVSDIVSAMESQAQVEVANMEKNLNLLAVVPSIAPMLGLLGTVIGMIIAFFNLSHATGSFSPKTLSEGIYTALGQTAVGLAVAIPANFCYNILLTRIDRFVLKAQNMSGEFLDLINKPL, via the coding sequence ATGCTGTTAACGGAACTTTCTCAGATTTTATTTGCGCAAATTGCTACACCTGTAGTTGCCACAGACAATTTAGAATTTTCATTTTGGAAGATCATGTTCCACGGAGGAGCCTTCGCTAAAATAGTAATGGGAACTGTATTGCTGTTGGGCATATTCTCCCTATATCTGTTTTTTGAAAGATTTTTCTTTATCAAGAGGCTGTCTTCAAAGACAGATTCCAATTTCATGAATAATATTGAAGATTTTATCAAAGCAGGAAAAATAGAAGCTGCAGCAGATTATTGCAAAACACAGAATTCTCCGGAAGGAAGAATTTTAGAAAAAGGGATTTCAAGATTGGGACGCCCTGTTTCTGATATTGTAAGTGCTATGGAATCTCAGGCTCAGGTAGAAGTGGCCAATATGGAAAAGAACTTAAATCTTTTGGCTGTAGTACCTAGTATTGCTCCAATGTTGGGACTTTTGGGAACAGTAATCGGGATGATTATTGCATTCTTTAATTTATCTCATGCAACAGGATCTTTCTCTCCAAAAACGCTTTCTGAAGGTATTTATACTGCTTTAGGGCAAACTGCTGTAGGTTTGGCGGTAGCTATTCCTGCCAATTTCTGTTATAATATTCTTTTAACAAGAATTGACCGGTTTGTATTGAAGGCACAGAATATGTCTGGAGAATTTTTAGATCTTATCAACAAACCTTTATAA
- a CDS encoding SprT-like domain-containing protein, protein MSIQSLEKYLPQNTLKYLRIWFSDYYIHIKVTRNRNSKLGDYRKLPDNSHEITVNSTLTPQLFFFVLTHELAHLIAFEKYGRRISPHGSEWKETYKNMLLESLEVYDEDLKPVIVKFSKSPKANFMASPDLVRYFHTEKQDDRLQFIEELQKGEFFIYRNEKYLFEGLVKKNYLCQNLATGRKYSFKPLARVEKCS, encoded by the coding sequence ATGTCTATCCAATCACTAGAAAAATATTTACCTCAAAATACACTTAAATACTTAAGGATATGGTTTTCAGATTACTATATTCATATAAAAGTTACACGAAATAGAAATTCTAAACTGGGAGATTACAGAAAGCTCCCAGACAATTCTCATGAAATTACAGTCAATTCTACATTAACTCCTCAGCTTTTTTTCTTTGTGCTCACCCATGAACTGGCGCATTTGATTGCCTTTGAAAAATATGGACGCAGAATTTCACCTCATGGCAGTGAGTGGAAAGAAACGTATAAAAATATGCTTCTTGAAAGCCTTGAAGTCTATGACGAAGATTTGAAACCAGTCATCGTAAAGTTTTCAAAATCACCAAAGGCAAATTTCATGGCAAGCCCGGATCTTGTACGGTATTTTCATACTGAAAAACAAGACGATAGGCTCCAGTTTATTGAAGAACTTCAGAAGGGTGAGTTTTTTATCTATCGCAACGAAAAGTATTTATTCGAAGGTCTGGTTAAAAAAAACTATCTTTGTCAGAACCTGGCTACCGGAAGAAAGTATTCTTTCAAACCTTTGGCCAGGGTAGAAAAATGTAGCTAA
- a CDS encoding DUF6973 domain-containing protein, which produces MRTFKIFFNTIRSMSFKKIIRLLSLVLPHPLFAILSFHATIKAFTIAQAKFPKTASTNGIGNAFRHALWCCFIIMYCSKISSPKKALDFCKRMTDMHEELFPNKPLETKMDLHNNKFGMDYFMELLPGIHRQFFEKSFFIDGLIKKMDDAKVLKNLDDDFEGYLVYLEE; this is translated from the coding sequence ATGAGGACTTTTAAGATATTTTTCAACACCATCAGGAGTATGAGCTTTAAAAAGATAATCCGTCTTTTGTCGCTTGTTCTTCCCCATCCTCTTTTTGCTATATTAAGCTTTCATGCTACTATAAAGGCCTTCACTATAGCACAGGCAAAATTCCCAAAGACAGCCTCTACCAATGGTATAGGAAACGCTTTCCGACATGCCCTTTGGTGCTGTTTTATCATCATGTACTGCTCTAAGATCTCTTCACCCAAGAAAGCCCTTGATTTCTGTAAGAGAATGACTGACATGCATGAGGAGCTGTTTCCCAACAAACCGCTGGAAACCAAAATGGACCTCCACAACAACAAATTCGGAATGGATTATTTCATGGAGCTTCTTCCGGGAATACACCGTCAGTTTTTTGAAAAAAGCTTCTTTATAGACGGATTGATCAAAAAAATGGATGATGCAAAAGTTCTGAAAAACCTGGATGATGACTTTGAAGGGTACCTAGTTTACCTGGAAGAGTAA
- the bcp gene encoding thioredoxin-dependent thiol peroxidase, with protein sequence MLKVGDKLPEFEGINQDGETVTSSKLIGQKLVVFFYPQASTPTCTVEACNLSDNYSKLKEEGFQLLGVSGDSVKKQKNFHSKFAFPYDLIADENRDIIEKFGVWKEKKTFGKTYMGIVRTTFIFNENGVCTRVIEKVTSKTAAEQILEE encoded by the coding sequence ATGCTGAAAGTTGGAGACAAATTACCTGAATTTGAAGGAATAAATCAGGACGGGGAAACAGTAACCTCATCAAAGTTGATAGGTCAAAAACTAGTTGTTTTCTTTTATCCTCAGGCCAGTACACCAACATGTACTGTGGAAGCGTGCAATCTGAGCGACAATTATTCGAAGCTTAAAGAAGAAGGATTTCAGTTATTGGGAGTGAGCGGTGACTCTGTAAAGAAACAGAAAAATTTCCACAGTAAGTTTGCTTTTCCTTATGATCTTATTGCGGATGAAAACCGTGATATCATTGAAAAATTCGGAGTCTGGAAGGAGAAAAAAACGTTTGGGAAAACCTATATGGGGATTGTAAGAACAACCTTTATATTTAATGAAAACGGAGTCTGCACCAGAGTTATTGAAAAAGTAACTTCAAAAACGGCAGCAGAACAGATTCTGGAAGAATAA
- a CDS encoding GNAT family N-acetyltransferase gives MSLTKHPNADNVYETERLILRPMSREDRDFIFELYNRPKFIQYIGNRNVNTIEDAENYILSRFAPQIERLGFGNYLLLTKEGNEKIGAVGIFEREGLDVVDIGYSLLEEFEGKGYAIEAAKKVKSIGMDDFGLSKISAIISKDNLSSQNLIEKLGLKFQKCVTLPGEDEELNYYETE, from the coding sequence ATGAGCTTAACAAAACACCCAAACGCAGATAACGTTTACGAGACTGAGAGGTTAATACTTCGGCCAATGTCCCGTGAAGACAGAGATTTCATTTTTGAACTTTATAACAGACCTAAGTTTATCCAATATATCGGCAACCGCAACGTTAATACCATTGAGGATGCTGAGAATTATATCCTGAGCAGATTTGCGCCGCAAATTGAAAGACTTGGATTCGGAAACTATCTTTTGCTAACCAAGGAAGGGAACGAAAAAATAGGAGCTGTGGGAATCTTTGAAAGAGAAGGACTTGATGTCGTAGATATCGGATATTCTCTGTTGGAAGAGTTTGAAGGAAAAGGATATGCAATTGAGGCCGCCAAAAAGGTAAAATCCATTGGAATGGATGATTTCGGACTGTCAAAAATATCGGCCATCATCTCAAAAGACAATCTTTCCTCTCAGAATCTGATCGAAAAACTGGGACTGAAGTTTCAAAAATGTGTTACTCTTCCTGGTGAAGATGAAGAGCTAAACTATTACGAGACAGAATAA